One Drosophila subobscura isolate 14011-0131.10 chromosome U, UCBerk_Dsub_1.0, whole genome shotgun sequence DNA window includes the following coding sequences:
- the LOC117902704 gene encoding dedicator of cytokinesis protein 11 isoform X3, translating to MERKFTRGLNKLSSAVQMRENVSQLVRESAVLNKHLVVEPIDFEAFVAKNKTVIQNDPQRELLIYPADDVSEIIMPRKQRTTAKSVADRFEPPNEAIVCPLHGALMGNGNGNGHSQVSRQGSTQSNGSLHNGNGNGHSSCSSLSSANGHHQLSRKSSQCSSNGSTSQKVSQESSYESALSSITLRSHLAQPEEADELSEEAPGEDSSTQGSRAECTRFTRQALYTYRAKNHLIHYKYNAYGGNCHDLPSISPGEELLEEVYEIDADQDRIDEQMTRSQADTITKQGYLLKGPDSAADRMFANIGNKSFKRRYCYLRQEIDGTYMLELHKDEKQGDAKATIVMDFCTEVVQNPKRGRFCFELRMTAGHKSFTLAAENEQDFKDWLGKLSSVLAQNRAQEEKRKASLERQPSAGPQLALPAEQQPTFGTLKGLDQSLHPQLMKYGRETDHSIALARKEQRRRLFACYQSPSKATANDSVEQYREHFGTRMLLTCHSLRFRLQCVAADAGPGVDAEQQVEPYITSLALYDAKAGRKLSESFYFNVNDSWNAQLLPNTPVPASVAGCGVPRRAADGDDRNASQAPHSLFDGVSAELLRCPRQQFQQLRQCLLSVRAPHADIYLVVRVEKVLQCGIAQAAEPYLKAGKDPKLGQKVCKAAKNCAQHIGHYRQPFAWAAKPLFKLYSHELDVEPHKEFDFSPIYRQELPKLKDEELLKLLVDYRKPEKLSKLTIIPGCLKMQLQIVDTVPCGLSKSLAPLSTFSPASKQPPTLELAEFQNQSEREAHPYTSFCNHLYVYPLSLQFDSQKLFSRARNITVVVELRDGDGEYSKPLKCIYGRPGQDLLVSQIACPVLHHNVTPTWYEEIKLRLPLGLFPEHHLLFSFYHVSCNLSKKRDAQAAFETPIGYAWLPLLQKNRICLEEQPLPVAATLPVGYLSIQPLGWGKGQNCGPDIQWIDNQRPLYTVALRLDSTVLTADQHLHNFFAHCERLLEGGKTGALPAETETCKILKAAHAIDMRSLISYLPTLLNELFTLLVHTQSEEIGLNVIRLLTNIIHLISFDAKRPDLLASYVKFVFHAPYYSQQTARLRTVHGELCRHLPYLLNPKNTDFLIVNKFMRYSAIFFDLIVKSMAQHLLATGRIRMLRNERFPKEYADRVEQLIKVLIIYITTRYDDLGEETQLLNRSLARFVRQCLSYMDRGFVYRLIRCYMEEFSPGNPRVLHEYKFNFLQEICQHEHYVPLNLPFVLNPKNRPPEMMQHFTLSEEFCRQHFLSGLLLQELKSSLNEVGHVRRHALAIFKDLLAKHELDGRYQQRGQLSRIALLYVPWLGIVMDNLHRIDDLSETPGATTPNGHVYVDSASYTKRLSCSSSYVFSKDSSTFGSLTSTPRSKNRLTLHNDQLSPCRTSVHMKENNFLAAIAGQPISNGISNLSLNSNTDSGHSQDTTTIGAYTNGETDVALRNGHNRSVSFTHAQILSRCDKFSVGESRDLLLGFLFIVKHLSQDQMVAWWQNCNETETLQFLAILDLSLQHFRYVGKKNVQLTPDSRQLRATKAHTLPARTTPPTGLDNGHQQEQPSSGTLNQPREHLLEDLARTQLALYESNLATEVGMIILDCLGMYVLQFRQLLTDSLVLRKLARVYLRFLQLGQSERLSKHVFAALRAFINNYSVALFKGNAMLCGQMVYELLKACDSRLVEIRHESCAVLYLLMRSNFEFSGRKALTRVHLQVIISVSQMIGNVIGLNNARFQESLSIINSYANSDKAMKGTGFPMEVKDLTRRVRTVLMATAQMQAHHMDPERLLELQYSLANSYASTPELRHTWLVTMARNHEQNGNLSEAACCHLHIAALMCEYLRLRGTACSSLTWSSASFGKISRNIPLDEQGLKLDAGAQDSQYTEYMLLEQLKQCADLLDRAERFECLGDLYKLILPIHERARDFIELSNCYEHLAQAYSKIVEVNRSGKRMLGRFYRVVFYGMMYFEEDHAIEYVYKEPKLTSLSEISERLAKQYQEKFGADVVKLIMDSSPVKVDELDAKLAYIQVTHVIPFFTKTELDQRLNEFEQNHDVNTFMYETPFTKSGAARGSVEEQWKRKTVIETTYSFPYVLKRIPVKSREIIELSPIEVAIDEMQSKVSELEEIIMPPADVKKLQLRLQGSVAVTVNAGPLAYAHAFLDAKVINNFSLDRVGDLKDVFRDFIGVCHKALCVNERMISADQKEYHHVLKENYEKLCLALSELLDDESFQPLSEDAESINQRNSMALFNAISGASHNSRLYFVEQNTNTTHHHHHHHHHPHIHTQNSLNNP from the exons ATGGAGCGAAAATTTACGCGCGGCTTGAATAAGCTCAGCTCGGCGGTACAGATGAGAGAGAATGTCTCTCAGCTGGTGCGTGAGAGCGCCGTTTTG AACAAACATCTTGTGGTGGAGCCCATAGATTTTGAGgcatttgtggccaaaaataaaacagtaaTCCAAAATGATCCGCAAAGGGAGTTGCTCATCTATCCAGCAGATGATGTTTCA GAGATCATTATGCCGAGGAAGCAGCGTACCACTGCCAAATCAGTGGCGGATCGCTTCGAGCCACCCAACGAGGCGATTGTGTGTCCATTGCATGGCGCTTtgatggggaatgggaatgggaacggtcACAGTCAGGTGAGCCGCCAGGGCAGCACTCAATCGAATGGCAGTCTCCAcaatgggaacgggaatggtcacagcagctgcagcagtttgAGCAGCGCCAATGGGCACCATCAGCTGTCACGCAAGAGTTCCCAGTGCTCGTCGAATGGTTCGACAAGTCAGAAAGTGTCACAGGAATCATCCTACGAGTCAGCGCTGTCCTCCATCACACTACGCTCGCATCTGGCGCAGCCCGAAGAGGCGGATGAGTTGTCGGAAGAGGCACCTGGCGAAGATTCCAGCACTCAGGGGTCACGTGCCGAGTGCACACGGTTCACACGACAGGCGCTCTACACTTACAGAGCCAAGAATCATTTGATTCACTATAAATATAATGCTTATGGCGGCAACTGTCATGATTTGCCCAG CATCTCACCTGGCGAGGAACTGCTGGAGGAAGTGTACGAAATCGATGCCGATCAGGATCGCATTGATGAACAAATGACACGCTCCCAAGCGGACACCATCACCAAGCAGGGATATCTGCTGAAGGGACCCGATTCGGCCGCCGATCGAATGTTTGCCAATATAGGCAACAAATCGTTTAAGCGTCGCTATTGCTATCTGCGGCAGGAGATCGACGGCACTTACATGTTGGAGCTGCACAAGGATGAGAAGCAGGGCGATGCCAAGGCCACCATTGTCATGGATTTTTGCACAGAAGTCGTTCAA AATCCCAAACGTGGACGCTTTTGCTTTGAGCTACGCATGACAGCGGGTCACAAGTCCTTCACTCTGGCCGCCGAGAATGAGCAGGACTTTAAGGATTGGCTGGGCAAACTCTCCTCGGTGCTGGCCCAGAATCGTGCACAGGAGGAGAAGCGCAAGGCGTCGCTCGAGCGTCAGCCGTCAGCGGGTCCACAGTTGGCGCTgccagcggagcagcagcccacatTTGGCACCCTCAAGGGACTCGATCAATCGCTGCATCCGCAGCTAATGAAATACGGCAGGGAGACGGATCACTCGATTGCCTTGGCGCGGAAGGAGCAGCGGAGGCGGCTCTTTGCCTGCTATCAGTCTCCCTCGAAGGCCACAGCCAACGATAGTGTGGAGCAATATCGCGAGCATTTCGGCACACGAATGCTCCTCACGTGCCACAGTCTGCGCTTCCGGCTGCAGTGTGTGGCCGCAGATGCTGGGCCCGGGGTGGATGCGGAGCAGCAGGTGGAGCCGTATATCACCAGCCTGGCGCTGTACGATGCCAAGGCGGGCCGCAAGCTCAGCGAGAGCTTCTACTTCAATGTGAACGACTCGTGGAATGCCCAACTGCTGCCGAATACGCCTGTGCCGGCGTCCGTGGCGGGCTGTGGTGTGCCCCGTCGTGCCGCAGACGGAGATGACAGGAATGCCTCGCAGGCGCCGCATTCCCTCTTCGATGGTGTGTCCGCggagctgctgcgctgcccccGCCAGCAGTTCCAGCAGTTGCGGCAGTGCCTGCTCTCGGTGCGTGCGCCCCATGCAGACATCTATCTGGTGGTGCGCGTGGAGAAGGTGCTGCAGTGTGGCATCGCCCAGGCCGCAGAGCCCTACCTGAAGGCCGGCAAGGATCCGAAGCTCGGTCAAAAGGTGTGCAAGGCGGCCAAGAACTGTGCCCAGCACATTGGACACTATCGCCAGCCGTTTGCGTGGGCGGCCAAGCCTCTGTTCAAGCTCTACAGCCACGAGCTGGACGTGGAGCCGCACAAGGAGTTCGACTTTAGTCCCATCTATCGCCAGGAGTTGCCCAAGCTCAAGGACGAGGAGTTGCTCAAGCTCCTCGTGGACTATCGCAAGCCAGAGAAGCTCAGCAAGCTGACCATCATTCCGGGCTGCCTCAagatgcagctgcagatcGTGGACACAGTGCCCTGTGGCCTGAGCAAGTCGCTGGCTCCACTCTCCACCTTTAGTCCGGCCTCCAAGCAGCCGCCCACGCTGGAGCTGGCTGAATtccaaaaccaaagcgaacGGGAGGCTCATCCGTACACGAGCTTCTGCAATCATCTTTATGTCTATCCGCTGAGTCTGCAATTCGACAGCCAGAAGCTGTTCTCGCGTGCCCGAAACATCACGGTCGTTGTGGAGCTCCGAGACGGCGACGGGGAGTACAGCAAGCCCTTGAAG TGCATCTATGGACGACCTGGACAGGATCTGCTAGTCTCACAAATCGCCTGCCCTGTGCTCCATCATAATGTCACGCCCACGTGGTACGAGGAGATCAAGCTGCGTCTTCCCTTGGGTCTCTTTCCCGAGCACCATTTGCTCTTCTCCTTCTACCATGTGTCCTGCAATCTGAGCAAGAAGCGCGATGCCCAGGCAGCCTTTGAGACGCCCATTGGGTATgcctggctgccgctgctgcaaaaGAATCGCATATGtctggaggagcagccgctgccggtggctgccacattgcCAGTGGGTTACCTGTCCATACAGCCGCTGGGCTGGGGCAAGGGG CAGAACTGCGGCCCCGACATCCAATGGATCGACAACCAGCGTCCCCTGTACACCGTGGCCCTGCGCCTGGACTCCACAGTGCTGACGGCGGATCAGCATCTGCACAACTTCTTTGCGCACTGCGAGCGACTGCTGGAGGGTGGCAAGACGGGCGCACTGCCAGCGGAGACGGAGACCTGCAAGATACTGAAGGCGGCGCATGCCATTGATATGCGCTCGCTGATCAGCTACCTGCCGACGCTGCTCAACGAACTGTTTACGCTGCTGGTGCACACGCAGTCCGAGGAGATTGGCCTGAATGTGATCCGTCTGCTGACGAACATCATCCATCTGATAAGCTTCGACGCGAAGCGGCCCGATCTGCTGGCTTCGTATGTGAAGTTCGTGTTCCATGCGCCCTACTACAGCCAGCAGACGGCACGACTGCGCACGGTGCACGGAGAGCTGTGCAGGCATCTGCCGTATCTGCTGAATCCCAAGAACACGGACTTCCTCATTGTCAACAAATTCATGCGCTACTCGGCCATCTTCTTCGACTTGATTGTGAAGAGCATGGCGCAGCATCTGCTGGCCACTGGCAGGATTCGTATGCTGCGGAACGAGCGGTTTCCCAAGGAGTATGCGGATCGGGTGGAGCAGCTGATCAAGGTGCTGATCATATACATCACGACGCGCTACGATGACTTGGGGGAGGAGACGCAGCTACTCAATCGCTCGCTGGCCCGCTTTGTGCGGCAGTGTCTGAGCTACATGGATCGGGGATTTGTCTATCGCTTGATACGCTGCTACATGGAGGAGTTTTCACCCGGCAATCCACGGGTGCTGCACGAATACAAGTTCAACTTCCTGCAGGAGATTTGCCAGCACGAGCATTATGTGCCGCTCAACCTGCCCTTTGTGCTGAACCCAAAGAATCGGCCGCCCGAGATGATGCAACACTTTACGCTCTCCGAGGAGTTTTGTCGCCAGCACTTCCTCTcgggtctgctgctgcaggagctgaagAGCAGCCTCAACGAGGTGGGACATGTGCGGCGGCATGCGCTGGCCATCTTCAAGGATCTGCTGGCCAAGCACGAGCTGGACGGACGCTACCAGCAGCGCGGACAGCTCTCCCGCATAGCTCTGCTCTACGTGCCATGGCTGGGCATAGTCATGGACAATCTGCATCGCATAGACGATCTGTCCGAGACGCCGGGAGCGACCACGCCCAACGGACATGTCTATGTGGACTCGGCCTCGTACACCAAGCGGCTGAGCTGCTCGAGCAGCTATGTTTTCAGCAAGGATTCCTCCACATTTGGCTCGCTGACATCCACACCGCGCTCCAAGAATCGTTTGACCTTGCACAACGATCAGCTCAGTCCGTGCCGCACTTCGGTGCACATGAAGGAGAACAATTTCCTGGCCGCGATTGCGGGACAGCCCATAAGCAATGGCATATCCAATCTATCACTCAATTCCAACACGGATTCAGGC CACTCGCAGGACACCACCACCATTGGGGCGTACACCAACGGGGAGACAGATGTGGCCCTGCGGAATGGTCACAATCGTTCTGTGAGCTTCACGCATGCCCAGATCCTGTCACGCTGCGACAAGTTTAGTGTGGGCGAGAGCCGGGATCTGCTCTTGGGTTTCCTGTTCATTGTGAAGCACTTGTCGCAGGATCAGATGGTGGCCTGGTGGCAGAACTGCAACGAAACGGAGACCCTGCAGTTCCTGGCCATACTCGATCTCTCGCTGCAGCACTTCCGCTATGTGGGCAAGAAGAATGTGCAGCTAACGCCGGACTCGCGGCAGTTGCGTGCCACGAAGGCGCACACGCTGCCCGCGCGGACTACGCCACCCACGGGCCTGGATAACGggcatcagcaggagcagccgagCAGCGGCACACTGAATCAGCCAAGGGAACATCTGCTGGAGGACTTGGCCAGGACACAGCTGGCATTGTACGAATCAAATCTGGCCACAGAGGTGGGCATGATCATACTCGACTGCCTGGGCATGTATGTGCTGCAGTTCCGTCAGCTGCTGACCGACAGCCTGGTGCTGCGCAAGCTGGCGCGGGTATATCTGCGCTTCCTGCAGCTGGGACAGTCGGAGAGGCTCTCCAAGCATGTGTTTGCCGCCCTGCGCGCCTTCATCAACAACTATTCGGTGGCCCTGTTCAAGGGCAATGCCATGCTGTGCGGCCAGATGGTGTACGAGCTGCTGAAGGCCTGCGACAGTCGCCTGGTGGAGATCCGACACGAATCCTGCGCCGTGCTGTATCTGCTGATGCGCAGCAATTTCGAGTTTAGCGGTCGCAAGGCCTTGACCCGCGTGCACCTGCAGGTCATCATCTCGGTGTCGCAGATGATTGGCAATGTGATTGGCCTGAACAATGCCCGCTTCCAGGAGAGTTTGTCGATCATCAACAGCTATGCCAACAGCGACAAGGCCATGAAGGGCACCGGCTTCCCCATGGAGGTGAAGGATCTAACGCGTCGCGTGCGCACCGTTCTCATGGCCACCGCCCAGATGCAGGCCCACCACATGGACCCGGAGCGGCTGCTCGAACTGCAGTATTCGCTGGCCAATTCGTATGCCTCCACGCCCGAGCTGCGGCACACCTGGCTGGTCACCATGGCACGCAATCACGAGCAGAACGGCAATCTCTCGGAGGCCGCCTGCTGTCATCTGCACATCGCCGCCCTCATGTGCGAGTATCTGCGCCTGCGTGGCACCGCCTGCTCCAGCCTCACCTGGTCCTCGGCGTCCTTTGGCAAGATCTCGCGCAACATACCGCTGGACGAGCAGGGCCTCAAGCTGGATGCTGGCGCCCAGGACTCGCAGTACACCGAATACATGCTGCTCGAGCAGCTAAAGCAGTGCGCCGATCTGCTGGATCGTGCCGAGCGCTTCGAGTGCCTCGGCGATCTGTACAAGCTCATTCTGCCCATACACGAGAGAGCCCGCGACTTCATCGAACTCTCCAACTGTTACGAGCATTTGGCACAGGCTTACAGCAAGATTGTGGAGGTCAATCGGTCGGGCAAACGCATGCTGGGTCGCTTCTACAGAGTTGTCTTTTATGGAATG ATGTACTTTGAGGAGGATCATGCCATCGAGTATGTGTACAAGGAACCAAAGCTCACTTCGTTGAGTGAGATTTCAGAGCGTTTGGCCAAGCAATATCAGGAGAAGTTTGGGGCGGATGTTGTCAAGTTAATCATGGACTCGTCGCCG GTAAAAGTCGATGAACTGGATGCCAAGTTGGCCTACATACAGGTCACCCATGTGATTCCCTTCTTTACCAAAACAGAGCTCGATCAGCGTCTCAATGAATTCGAGCAGAATCACGATGTGAACACCTTCATGTACGAGACACCGTTCACCAAGTCGGGAGCAGCACGTGGCAGCGTCGAGGAGCAGTGGAAACGCAAGACCGTCATAGAGA